One Legionella lansingensis genomic region harbors:
- a CDS encoding nicotinate phosphoribosyltransferase: MFNYTGLYTDKYQLTMAQVYFLKGQKDHIAIFDYFFRKLPFAGGYAVFAGLHDLLDILENIHFDKTDIRFLQQQGFDSQFLNYLKDFRFKGNVYSCQEGEVVFPYCPVITIEANIIEAQIIETLLLNIVNFQTLIATKASRIRQAAGQRVLIDFGLRRAQAVGGYYASRAAVIGGFDATSNLSSGRDYHIPTSGTMAHSFVQSYNDELAAFRDFAELWPDSCVLLVDTYHTLDSGLPNAITVAKEMEQRGHRLQGIRLDSGDLAYLAKVARQRLDEAGMQYIKIIASNQLDEHVIKSLLDQKAPIDMFGVGTNLVIGHPDGALDGVYKLALANEKPCIKLSESLSKINLPDRKQVYRILADDGTFWGADVIALKSEKEINLMHHSFESSKSLSLSGCKKEAMLQKVMEKGKGLSVNSNVSELRQYSQERLSHLPNEYKRFNNPHIYKVGLSTALKDKRDQLIQYYTKKL; encoded by the coding sequence ATGTTCAACTATACAGGTCTCTATACCGATAAATACCAATTAACAATGGCACAAGTGTACTTTTTAAAAGGACAAAAAGATCATATTGCCATTTTTGATTATTTTTTCCGCAAACTCCCCTTTGCAGGAGGCTATGCTGTTTTTGCTGGTTTGCACGATTTGTTGGACATTTTGGAAAATATCCATTTTGATAAGACAGACATAAGATTTTTGCAGCAGCAAGGCTTTGATTCCCAATTTTTGAACTATCTAAAAGATTTCCGCTTTAAAGGCAATGTATATTCGTGTCAGGAGGGAGAAGTTGTCTTCCCTTATTGTCCGGTGATAACCATAGAAGCGAATATCATTGAGGCACAAATCATTGAAACCCTTCTTCTGAATATAGTTAATTTTCAGACGCTTATTGCAACTAAGGCTAGTCGAATACGCCAAGCTGCTGGACAAAGGGTGCTAATTGACTTTGGCTTGCGCAGAGCACAGGCTGTTGGCGGCTACTATGCAAGTCGTGCTGCTGTGATTGGTGGTTTTGATGCTACAAGTAACCTAAGTAGCGGCCGTGATTATCACATTCCTACTTCAGGTACTATGGCTCATTCATTTGTACAAAGCTATAACGATGAATTAGCCGCTTTTCGAGATTTTGCTGAGTTGTGGCCTGATAGTTGTGTTTTATTGGTCGATACCTATCATACTCTAGACAGTGGTTTACCGAATGCCATTACAGTAGCAAAGGAAATGGAGCAGCGCGGACACCGCTTACAGGGAATCCGCCTAGATAGCGGGGATTTAGCCTACCTGGCGAAAGTAGCTCGACAGAGGCTGGATGAGGCAGGTATGCAATATATCAAAATTATCGCGTCTAACCAACTGGACGAACATGTTATTAAAAGTTTGCTTGATCAAAAAGCTCCTATTGATATGTTCGGTGTCGGCACAAATCTAGTTATTGGGCATCCTGATGGTGCTCTTGATGGGGTATATAAGCTTGCACTGGCAAACGAGAAGCCATGTATTAAGCTCTCTGAAAGTCTTAGTAAGATTAATTTACCTGATAGAAAGCAAGTTTACCGAATCTTAGCTGACGATGGCACGTTTTGGGGGGCAGATGTTATTGCTCTAAAGAGTGAAAAGGAAATTAACCTTATGCATCATTCCTTTGAATCGTCCAAATCATTAAGCCTTAGTGGATGCAAAAAAGAAGCCATGCTTCAAAAAGTTATGGAGAAAGGTAAAGGCTTGTCCGTAAATTCGAACGTTAGTGAACTCAGACAGTATTCACAAGAACGCCTAAGTCATTTACCCAATGAATATAAACGCTTTAATAATCCTCATATTTATAAAGTGGGATTAAGTACGGCACTTAAAGACAAACGTGATCAATTAATTCAATACTATACAAAAAAGTTATGA
- the pncA gene encoding bifunctional nicotinamidase/pyrazinamidase: MNTLVILDVQNDFMPGGALAVPDGDIIVPVINGLQPKFDLVVATQDWHPANHKSFASNHPGKKPFDKIVLHEIEQILWPDHCVQGTKGAAFHPQLKTNDIEAIFRKGTDPEIDSYSGFFDNGHNQSTGLAGYLREKGAKKLYFCGLCADICVYFSIKDGLREGFDCFLIEDATHPLDPEAFKKIREELLAKGAKIIKSDQINELPRYP; the protein is encoded by the coding sequence ATGAATACCTTAGTTATTCTGGATGTGCAAAATGATTTTATGCCAGGAGGCGCTTTGGCAGTTCCTGATGGCGATATCATTGTGCCTGTCATTAATGGCCTGCAACCGAAATTTGATCTTGTTGTAGCAACACAGGACTGGCATCCTGCTAACCATAAATCGTTTGCGTCCAATCATCCAGGGAAAAAGCCTTTTGATAAAATTGTCCTGCACGAGATAGAACAAATTCTTTGGCCAGATCATTGTGTACAAGGTACAAAGGGAGCGGCTTTTCATCCACAACTTAAGACGAACGACATTGAAGCGATTTTTCGCAAAGGGACTGATCCAGAAATAGATAGCTACAGCGGTTTTTTTGATAATGGTCACAATCAAAGCACGGGCCTGGCGGGTTATCTGCGAGAAAAAGGGGCAAAAAAGTTATATTTCTGCGGATTATGTGCAGATATTTGTGTTTATTTTTCGATTAAAGATGGTTTAAGAGAAGGATTCGACTGCTTTTTGATTGAAGATGCAACTCATCCCCTGGATCCCGAGGCGTTCAAAAAAATTAGAGAAGAATTGTTGGCAAAAGGAGCTAAAATTATAAAAAGTGATCAAATAAACGAATTACCGCGGTATCCATAA
- a CDS encoding type 1 glutamine amidotransferase domain-containing protein, with protein sequence MERLKGIKVAILAANGFEQVEMEKPRKALENEGAETFLISPEKDYVQGWHHLEKGDTFSVDVPLTKAKADNFDALLLPGGVINPDRLRTFPEAAAFVKEMSEQHKPIAAICHGPWMLINAEVAKGHKVTSWYSIKLDLINAGAEWVDAPVVCDEQLLTSRKPDDIPQFNEAMIKLFESRAKV encoded by the coding sequence ATGGAAAGATTAAAAGGAATTAAAGTTGCCATTTTGGCAGCTAATGGATTCGAACAAGTGGAAATGGAAAAGCCACGTAAAGCATTAGAAAACGAAGGTGCTGAAACCTTTTTAATTTCCCCCGAAAAAGATTATGTCCAAGGTTGGCATCATTTGGAGAAGGGCGATACTTTTTCTGTTGATGTTCCGCTTACCAAGGCAAAAGCGGATAACTTTGATGCCTTACTTCTACCTGGTGGTGTTATTAACCCTGATCGATTACGTACTTTCCCTGAAGCTGCTGCTTTCGTAAAGGAAATGAGCGAGCAACATAAACCTATTGCTGCTATTTGTCATGGCCCCTGGATGCTGATTAACGCAGAAGTAGCAAAGGGTCATAAGGTAACTTCGTGGTATTCTATCAAACTTGATCTCATTAATGCTGGAGCAGAATGGGTTGACGCCCCAGTTGTCTGTGATGAGCAACTGTTAACTAGCCGCAAGCCTGATGATATCCCGCAATTTAACGAAGCGATGATTAAGCTGTTTGAGTCACGCGCAAAAGTCTAG
- a CDS encoding cation:proton antiporter → MHSLPIITTLATALGLALIMGFIAVKLKLPALVGYLLAGVIIGPFTPGFVANVDIAAEFAEIGVMLLMFGVGLHFSLDNLLETRKIALPGALLQIIVATSLGTGVAIFWGWELSHALILGLALSVASTVVLIRALETQGLLGSTNGQIAVGWLIVEDIAMIIVLVFLPFMAQWFDGTSVENAGKNVWVLLGITLFKISSFIILMLLVGRWMLPKFLWQITRTGSRELFTLCVIAVSIGIAFGASKLFGISLALGAFFAGMIIRESKFSRRAAEESLPFRDAFAVLFFVSVGMLFNPHIFVEQPFRVLVVVGIIVVGKSIAAAMLVLAFRYPLNTALTVSASLAQIGEFSFILAGHGVQLKLLSGEGQGLILAGALISIAINPLIFKTIAPFQVWLRTRSSWVQIFERPEDPLAELPITTDEKYLSGHVVLIGYGQVGKRIGIILTEHGIPYVVIDQNRELVEQLRTDKMAAVFGSGSEPSALIQAHIARAGMLVVATSDAFDIRQMLNIAQKINSKIEVAIRVQNEEEEALLSQEIDGAFFLSEEELAKGISEYILNRFGMSTLKKKLKK, encoded by the coding sequence ATGCATAGTCTACCCATAATCACAACTCTTGCAACAGCACTTGGTTTGGCCCTGATAATGGGATTTATTGCCGTAAAACTTAAGCTTCCAGCATTGGTTGGATACTTATTAGCCGGTGTAATCATTGGTCCATTTACTCCTGGATTTGTAGCTAATGTTGATATAGCAGCAGAATTTGCTGAGATAGGAGTAATGCTATTAATGTTTGGCGTTGGTCTTCATTTTTCTTTAGATAACTTGCTTGAGACACGCAAAATTGCATTACCAGGTGCCCTCTTACAGATTATCGTAGCTACATCTCTGGGGACCGGTGTTGCGATTTTCTGGGGTTGGGAATTAAGTCATGCGTTGATATTGGGTCTTGCGTTATCCGTCGCTAGTACAGTCGTATTAATTAGGGCTCTAGAAACGCAAGGTTTACTGGGATCTACTAATGGACAAATTGCAGTTGGATGGTTAATTGTCGAAGACATTGCCATGATTATTGTGCTTGTATTTTTACCTTTTATGGCTCAATGGTTTGATGGAACCAGCGTAGAAAATGCAGGTAAAAATGTATGGGTCCTTTTGGGAATTACGCTTTTTAAAATTTCATCTTTTATTATTCTAATGTTGCTAGTTGGTCGCTGGATGTTGCCTAAATTTCTATGGCAGATTACACGAACTGGCTCACGAGAACTTTTTACTTTATGTGTTATAGCTGTATCCATAGGTATTGCTTTTGGCGCATCAAAATTATTTGGGATATCATTAGCCCTAGGTGCTTTTTTTGCAGGAATGATAATAAGGGAATCTAAATTCAGTCGTCGTGCTGCAGAAGAATCATTGCCATTTAGAGATGCCTTCGCTGTACTATTCTTTGTGTCCGTTGGTATGTTGTTTAATCCGCATATCTTTGTCGAACAGCCATTTCGAGTCCTTGTGGTGGTTGGCATTATTGTTGTTGGAAAATCCATTGCAGCAGCAATGTTAGTGCTTGCCTTTCGTTACCCCTTAAATACGGCACTAACTGTATCAGCTAGTTTGGCCCAGATTGGGGAGTTTTCGTTTATCCTTGCCGGCCATGGCGTGCAACTAAAATTATTATCAGGAGAAGGACAAGGATTAATTCTTGCGGGAGCTTTAATCTCTATAGCCATTAATCCTCTTATATTTAAAACAATCGCGCCATTTCAAGTCTGGCTTCGTACAAGATCGTCATGGGTTCAAATTTTTGAGCGTCCTGAAGATCCGCTAGCGGAGTTACCGATTACAACAGATGAGAAATATTTGTCAGGTCATGTGGTTTTAATTGGATATGGTCAGGTCGGAAAACGCATTGGAATAATATTGACCGAACACGGCATTCCCTATGTGGTTATTGATCAAAACCGTGAACTCGTTGAGCAATTGAGAACTGATAAAATGGCAGCGGTATTTGGAAGCGGCTCTGAACCATCAGCACTTATTCAAGCCCATATTGCGCGAGCAGGCATGTTAGTCGTAGCGACCTCTGATGCGTTTGATATTAGACAGATGTTAAATATAGCTCAAAAGATAAACTCCAAAATTGAAGTGGCTATCCGAGTGCAAAACGAAGAGGAAGAAGCCTTACTAAGTCAGGAAATTGATGGGGCTTTCTTTTTAAGTGAAGAAGAGCTAGCCAAAGGCATTAGTGAATATATATTGAATCGATTTGGAATGTCTACTTTAAAAAAGAAATTAAAGAAGTAA
- a CDS encoding phosphosulfolactate synthase has translation MSNNDFHRAFNFVDLKLLPPKPRDTSLTEIRGAYYEAFTVGQFKELLSTWGYYIDGLKFAGGVQALLAPTTVKEFTQLAHEHSVYVNTGGFIERIVIQDPKNVDHYLRETRALGFDVVEVSSGMFEHPDCFSLADQIKLVQKIEKLGLKAKPEITIMSGVGGGIQEFDYQQKAKPTKSLAQMLEEAERFFDAGAFMLMVESEGITEGIPNPDDWRKDIIFALIDKFGVDKLMFEVSPEDDEARKTFKWYLKNVSYDINLMMNAKNIVEFNAWRLQLWGDSDLWKGKKVHLDL, from the coding sequence ATGTCTAACAATGATTTTCATCGAGCCTTCAACTTTGTTGACTTGAAGCTATTGCCTCCTAAGCCTCGCGATACCAGCTTAACTGAAATTCGCGGTGCTTATTATGAAGCGTTTACTGTCGGACAATTTAAAGAGCTGTTGAGTACATGGGGTTACTATATTGATGGATTGAAATTTGCCGGTGGAGTGCAGGCTTTACTCGCGCCAACAACAGTTAAAGAATTTACCCAGCTTGCGCATGAACATAGCGTTTATGTAAATACAGGCGGTTTTATTGAGCGTATTGTCATTCAAGATCCCAAAAATGTCGATCACTATCTTCGAGAAACCAGGGCGTTAGGGTTTGATGTCGTGGAAGTTTCGAGTGGTATGTTCGAACACCCGGATTGTTTTAGTTTGGCTGATCAAATTAAGCTTGTGCAAAAAATTGAAAAACTGGGCTTAAAAGCAAAACCTGAAATCACTATCATGAGCGGAGTAGGTGGGGGGATACAAGAGTTTGATTATCAGCAAAAAGCAAAACCTACGAAATCCTTAGCCCAAATGTTGGAAGAAGCTGAGCGCTTTTTTGATGCAGGAGCTTTCATGCTAATGGTTGAATCTGAGGGGATTACTGAAGGAATACCAAATCCAGATGATTGGCGTAAGGATATTATCTTTGCCCTAATCGATAAATTTGGGGTAGACAAACTAATGTTCGAGGTGTCTCCAGAAGATGATGAAGCCCGAAAAACCTTCAAATGGTACTTAAAGAATGTCAGTTATGATATTAATTTAATGATGAATGCAAAGAATATCGTGGAATTTAATGCATGGCGCCTGCAATTATGGGGTGACAGCGACCTATGGAAGGGCAAAAAAGTTCATCTTGACTTGTAG
- the wip gene encoding Dot/Icm T4SS effector Wip, with amino-acid sequence MKIIEKSVDIYQYPTELEENSHSITIGDLHGNVVKLAQFLLRHGVIQFKSGIDPIAGYNVLVHIYETFGELAKLHLQRPYIREALTELVQQFNDFMCQLEIKNKILVRLIGDEVADRGSCDYFTLRLIRFLHENDVKVTILISNHNSEFIAAYEHLFITNELRSLNFIINEQKYSFFGLKLLLDEEVISETEVKELVQIAYKPTLKILDYTLTADSIGIFSHAPTRFDVIKSLADYFGVVYEEANKEALAGTIDNINHSFKLAVKDNKVHEFFNIPWNIIVENLSAAEIAQWPLIYVTWNRWDAAKETQDARPAELHDYHIWYVHGHDNYKSQLPHVHNLDTYCGKEERKSERKRIKEAAQLLTTLPENSTLRSSVQNYLDEVHRYRVLITDES; translated from the coding sequence ATGAAAATTATAGAAAAATCCGTTGATATCTATCAATATCCTACGGAACTTGAAGAAAATTCGCATTCAATAACCATTGGAGATCTCCATGGTAACGTGGTTAAGCTCGCGCAATTTCTGCTAAGACATGGGGTTATTCAATTCAAGTCTGGTATTGATCCCATTGCAGGATATAACGTGCTCGTTCATATATACGAAACCTTCGGGGAACTGGCTAAATTGCATCTTCAACGACCTTATATTAGAGAAGCCCTTACTGAGTTAGTACAGCAATTCAATGATTTTATGTGTCAATTGGAAATCAAAAATAAAATTTTGGTTCGCTTAATTGGTGATGAAGTGGCAGATAGAGGGAGCTGCGATTATTTCACACTACGATTAATACGATTTCTGCATGAAAACGACGTGAAAGTCACCATTTTAATTTCTAACCATAACAGTGAATTTATTGCTGCCTACGAACATCTGTTTATTACCAATGAGCTTCGCTCACTGAATTTCATTATTAATGAGCAAAAATACTCTTTTTTTGGTTTGAAATTGTTACTTGATGAGGAAGTGATTTCTGAAACTGAAGTTAAAGAACTCGTACAAATAGCTTATAAGCCAACTTTAAAAATCCTGGACTATACCTTGACTGCGGATAGCATTGGCATATTTAGCCATGCTCCTACTCGGTTTGATGTGATCAAGTCTCTTGCTGATTATTTCGGTGTTGTTTACGAAGAGGCGAATAAAGAAGCTTTAGCCGGAACAATCGATAACATAAATCACTCCTTTAAGCTTGCGGTCAAAGATAATAAAGTGCATGAATTTTTCAATATTCCCTGGAATATAATAGTGGAGAATCTGTCGGCAGCAGAAATAGCCCAATGGCCTTTAATATACGTCACCTGGAATCGCTGGGATGCCGCAAAAGAGACACAGGATGCACGACCTGCTGAGTTGCATGATTACCATATTTGGTATGTCCATGGACATGATAACTATAAGAGTCAACTACCCCATGTGCATAATTTGGATACTTATTGTGGCAAAGAAGAGCGAAAATCAGAGAGAAAAAGGATTAAGGAAGCAGCACAATTACTCACAACATTACCCGAAAATTCTACATTAAGAAGCAGTGTTCAAAATTATTTAGATGAGGTTCACAGATATAGAGTATTGATTACTGATGAATCCTAG
- a CDS encoding carboxymuconolactone decarboxylase family protein — MRIDYNKLAPDAVKAILNLEGYVNKCGLEKSLLELVKLRASQINSCAYCVDMHTAEARKKGESERRLHAVVVWKESPFFTDRERAALAWTEAVTLLSETHAPDDIYKEVSKYFSEKETIELTMSIITINSWNRLAVSFRKLPE; from the coding sequence ATGAGAATTGATTATAACAAACTTGCCCCTGATGCAGTTAAAGCAATTCTAAATCTTGAGGGTTATGTCAATAAATGCGGGTTAGAAAAGTCACTTCTTGAACTGGTTAAACTTCGTGCTTCGCAAATCAACAGTTGTGCTTATTGTGTTGATATGCACACTGCTGAGGCAAGAAAAAAAGGTGAATCTGAGCGTCGACTCCATGCGGTAGTGGTATGGAAAGAATCTCCTTTTTTTACTGATCGTGAGCGAGCAGCTTTGGCTTGGACTGAAGCAGTGACTTTATTATCAGAAACGCATGCTCCTGATGATATCTATAAGGAAGTCTCAAAATATTTTAGTGAAAAAGAAACCATTGAGCTTACAATGTCAATTATTACAATTAACAGCTGGAACCGCTTGGCAGTTAGCTTCCGCAAACTTCCGGAATAA